The region CGGACCGGCGACGACGGAGCTTGCCGCTAGCCAGACGCAGGAATATATCAAGCAGAGGTTTAGGTAATGACCCCCACCGGCTACTCCGAAGACTCCCTCATCGAACAGCCTGCCATAGAGTTGCTGAAGGAGCTCGGCTGGGAGCATATCAACGGGTTCCATGAAACCATGGGATCTGAAGGAACCCTCGGCAGGGACAATCAGTCCGAGGTCGTCCTTCGCAAGCACCTGCTTCCTGCTTTTAGTCGCCTGAATCCTGACTTGCCCAGTGAAGCCTTCGACCTTGCCCTGGAGGAGCTGAACCGGGACCGCTCCCGCTTGAGCATGCCTGCCGCCAACCGTGAGATCTACAAGCATTTAAGAGATGGCCTGAAGGTGCGCCTCCCCGATCCCGAAGATAACGGGGAACGGGTCGAGACGGTGCGGTTGATTGACTGGGATGATTATGCCAACAACGACTTTCTGCTGGTTTCCCAGTTCTGGGTTGTGGGCGAGATGTACACGAGACGGGCTGATCTGGTGGGTTTTGTTAACGGCATTCCCCTGATTTTTATGGAGCTGAAGGCCTCGCACAAGCAGGTGGAGACGGCTTACCGGGGGAACCTGAGCGACTATAAGGACACCATTTCCCATCTTTTCTGGTTCAACGCCTTCATACTTCTTTCCAACGGCAGTGAGACAAAGATCGGAAGCATCACCTCGGACTGGGGCCACTTCAACGACTGGAAGAAGATCAACAGCGAGGGCGAGGAAGGGATAATATCCCTTGAAACGGCACTCCGGGGCACCTG is a window of Syntrophales bacterium DNA encoding:
- a CDS encoding type I restriction endonuclease, with translation MTPTGYSEDSLIEQPAIELLKELGWEHINGFHETMGSEGTLGRDNQSEVVLRKHLLPAFSRLNPDLPSEAFDLALEELNRDRSRLSMPAANREIYKHLRDGLKVRLPDPEDNGERVETVRLIDWDDYANNDFLLVSQFWVVGEMYTRRADLVGFVNGIPLIFMELKASHKQVETAYRGNLSDYKDTISHLFWFNAFILLSNGSETKIGSITSDWGHFNDWKKINSEGEEGIISLETALRGTCEPSRLLDIVENFTIFMEARGGIIKAVAKNHQYLGVGNAMDALQEIKDREGRLGVFWHTQGSGKSISMIFFSQKVLRKIPGNWTFVIVTDRQELDGQIYKTFASAGVITEGHCQADSSRDLRRLLTEDHRFVFTLIHKFDGPVKSHAAFLQVLVLDSVAALKIVLSQCLVLMKRSLTVII